From the Priestia koreensis genome, one window contains:
- a CDS encoding TetR/AcrR family transcriptional regulator, producing the protein MTRKREVHASVKDQRLIEKRRDQMVKGAVTLIKKKGFHRTTTREIAKSSGFSIGTLYEYIKTKEDVLYLVCDSIYDQVRGRLEKVICKENYSIDNLKQAIENYFKVVDEMQDEVLVMYQEVKSLSKDALPYVLKKEVEMVTIFEEIIAGCVKNGYMDLEEKEVELLAHHIFVQGQMWAFRRWSLQKLYSLEEYTTMQTKFLLQGFSIERQI; encoded by the coding sequence ATGACAAGGAAACGAGAAGTACATGCATCTGTTAAGGATCAGCGTCTTATTGAAAAAAGGCGTGACCAAATGGTTAAGGGAGCTGTTACTCTCATTAAGAAGAAAGGCTTCCATCGCACCACTACACGAGAAATTGCGAAATCATCAGGGTTCAGCATCGGAACTCTGTACGAATATATTAAAACAAAAGAAGACGTTTTGTATTTAGTATGTGACAGTATTTATGATCAAGTAAGAGGTCGTTTAGAAAAAGTGATCTGCAAAGAGAATTATTCCATCGACAACTTAAAGCAGGCAATTGAAAACTATTTTAAAGTTGTGGATGAAATGCAGGATGAAGTACTTGTCATGTATCAGGAGGTTAAGTCGCTATCAAAAGATGCCTTGCCTTACGTACTAAAAAAAGAAGTTGAAATGGTCACGATTTTTGAAGAGATTATTGCAGGATGCGTTAAGAACGGATACATGGACTTAGAAGAAAAAGAAGTTGAGCTGTTGGCACACCATATTTTTGTTCAAGGTCAGATGTGGGCATTTAGAAGGTGGAGTCTGCAAAAGTTATATTCACTAGAAGAATATACGACTATGCAAACGAAGTTTTTACTGCAAGGTTTTTCAATCGAACGTCAAATTTAA